One Natator depressus isolate rNatDep1 chromosome 3, rNatDep2.hap1, whole genome shotgun sequence DNA segment encodes these proteins:
- the NKX2-2 gene encoding homeobox protein Nkx-2.2 isoform X2: protein MSLTNTKTGFSVKDILDLPDTNDEEGSLVEGADEENEGSEPPKKSGVLGQNPLEGVQTLPLKNPFYDTSDNPYTRWLASTESIQYSLHGLASSNSQHDSSTKSPDPSADESPDNDKDTASAGDSGKKRKRRVLFSKAQTYELERRFRQQRYLSAPEREHLASLIRLTPTQVKIWFQNHRYKMKRARAEKDCPLCPTQNTTQNGWKTTGSVIYYYEVIFSQQPTKGKVNDW from the exons ATGTCTCTGACCAACACAAAGACGGGGTTTTCTGTAAAGGACATCCTAGATCTCCCTGACACCAACGATGAAGAGGGATCCCTCGTTGAAGGAGCGGATGAAGAGAACGAGGGGTCGGAGCCACCCAAGAAATCCGGAGTTCTGGGGCAAAACCCACTGGAGGGGGTTCAGACTCTGCCTTTGAAAAACCCTTTCTATGATACCAGTGATAATCCCTACACGCGTTGGCTGGCCAGCACGGAAAGCATCCAGTATTCCT TGCACGGGCTGGCCTCCAGCAACTCCCAGCACGACTCCTCCACCAAATCCCCCGACCCCTCGGCCGACGAATCCCCGGACAACGACAAGGACACGGCCAGCGCCGGCGACTCCGGCAAGAAGAGGAAGAGGCGGGTGCTCTTCTCCAAGGCACAGACCTACGAGCTGGAGAGACGGTTCCGACAGCAGCGGTACCTGTCCGCCCCCGAGCGGGAGCACCTGGCCAGCCTCATCCGCCTCACGCCCACCCAGGTGAAGATCTGGTTTCAGAACCACCGGTACAAGATGAAGAGGGCCCGGGCTGAGAAAG ATTGCCCCTTGTGCCCAACTcaaaacacaacacaaaatgGGTGGAAGACAACCGGTTCCGTGATCTACTATTATGAAGTCATCTTTAGCCAGCAGCCTACAAAAGGGAAGGTAAACGACTGGTAA
- the NKX2-2 gene encoding homeobox protein Nkx-2.2 isoform X1 — protein MSLTNTKTGFSVKDILDLPDTNDEEGSLVEGADEENEGSEPPKKSGVLGQNPLEGVQTLPLKNPFYDTSDNPYTRWLASTESIQYSLHGLASSNSQHDSSTKSPDPSADESPDNDKDTASAGDSGKKRKRRVLFSKAQTYELERRFRQQRYLSAPEREHLASLIRLTPTQVKIWFQNHRYKMKRARAEKGMEVTPLPSPRRVAVPVLVRDGKPCHTLKAQDLAAATFQAGIPFSAYSAQSLQHMQYNAQYSSASNPQYPTAHHLVQAQQWTW, from the exons ATGTCTCTGACCAACACAAAGACGGGGTTTTCTGTAAAGGACATCCTAGATCTCCCTGACACCAACGATGAAGAGGGATCCCTCGTTGAAGGAGCGGATGAAGAGAACGAGGGGTCGGAGCCACCCAAGAAATCCGGAGTTCTGGGGCAAAACCCACTGGAGGGGGTTCAGACTCTGCCTTTGAAAAACCCTTTCTATGATACCAGTGATAATCCCTACACGCGTTGGCTGGCCAGCACGGAAAGCATCCAGTATTCCT TGCACGGGCTGGCCTCCAGCAACTCCCAGCACGACTCCTCCACCAAATCCCCCGACCCCTCGGCCGACGAATCCCCGGACAACGACAAGGACACGGCCAGCGCCGGCGACTCCGGCAAGAAGAGGAAGAGGCGGGTGCTCTTCTCCAAGGCACAGACCTACGAGCTGGAGAGACGGTTCCGACAGCAGCGGTACCTGTCCGCCCCCGAGCGGGAGCACCTGGCCAGCCTCATCCGCCTCACGCCCACCCAGGTGAAGATCTGGTTTCAGAACCACCGGTACAAGATGAAGAGGGCCCGGGCTGAGAAAGGTATGGAAGtgactcctctcccctccccacgccGGGTAGCAGTGCCCGTCTTAGTCAGGGACGGCAAACCCTGCCACACGCTCAAAGCTCAGGACTTAGCCGCGGCCACTTTCCAGGCTGGGATCCCCTTCTCCGCCTATAGCGCCCAATCGCTCCAGCATATGCAATATAACGCCCAGTACAGCTCCGCCAGCAACCCCCAGTACCCGACAGCGCATCATTTGGTGCAAGCCCAACAATGGACTTGGTGA